The genomic interval CTGTGGTCGCCGCCCAAGACGGGCGGGGACCGCCCCGACTTCCCGGTCGAGATCGCCGACTTCGCCGACTGCCCGCGCTACACCGCCCACGTGGCGCGCGGGGTGAAGATCGGCCCGTCGCCGCGCTGGCTCCAGGACCGCCTGCTCGCGGTGGGCTCGCGGCCCATCAACAACGTGGTCGACGTGACCAACTACGTCCTGCTCGAGCTGGGGCAGCCGCTGCACGCCTTCGACCTGAAGAAGCTGTCCGGCAACCGCCTCTACGTGCGGCGCGGCAAGGCCGGCACCCGGCTCGTCACCCTCGACGGCGAGGACCGCGCGCTGACGCCGGACGACCTGGTGATCGCCGACGCCGCGGGGCCGGTCGCGCTGGCCGGCGTGATGGGCGGCGCGGACTCCCAGGTCGACGTCAACACGGTGGAGATCCTGCTCGAGAGCGCCTACTTCGATCCCAGCGCCGTGCGCCGCGGCGCCCGGCGGCACCAGTTGTCCACCGAGGCTTCCTACCGCTTCGAGCGCGGCGCCGACTGGGACGCGGTCGAGGACGCCGCCCACCGCGCCCTGATCCTGCTGCAGGAGCTGGCCGGCGCGCGCATCGACCCCACCGTGGTGGACCGCCAGAACCCGGACCGCCGGGAGCCAGCGCCGCTGACCATGCGCGTCTCCCAGGCCAACCGCCTGCTGGGCACCGACCTCTCGATGTCCGAGATGCTCGCCCACCTGCAGTCGATCGGGCTGAAGTCGCAGCCCGTGGGCCGCAGCGGCGGCCGCCAGGGCGGCGACGGCAAGTTCATGGTCACCATCCCCAGCTTCCGTCGCGACCTGCACGAGGAGGTCGATCTCATCGAGGAGATCGCCCGCATGCACGGCTTCGACAACATCGCCGACGGCGCGGCCTTCCGCGGCGGCGCCGGCGTCCGCCGACGGCGCGAGGACGAGCTGGCCGAGACCGTGCGCGGCTACCTGGCCGCGGTGGGCTACAGCGAGATCGTCACCAGCTCGTTCATGGAGCGCGCCGACCTGGACCGCCTCGGGCTGCCGCCCGCCGACCCGCGGCGCGAGGTGCTGGCCGTGCGCAACCCGCACTCCGGGGCCGAGACCCTGCTGCGCACGAGCCTGGTGCCGTCGCTGCTGAGGATCGCCCGCCACAACGTGAACGCGGACCGCGACCTGCCCTTCCGCCTGTTCCAGCTGAACAAGGCCTTCCTGCCGGCCGGCCCGCGGCCGCAGGACGTGCGGCGCGAGGACGAGCGGCGCCTGCCGCAGGAGACCTGGACCCTCCAGGCCGCCGTGATCGGCCGCTCCGAGCAGGTCCTGGGCGGCGCCGACGCCGGCCTGCTGGAGATCAAGGGTCTGGTCGAGGCCCTCGCCGCCCAGATGCGGCTCGAACTGGCCCTCGTCCCGACCGACGGCGAGCCCTACCTGCAGCCGGGTTGCCGCTGGGCGATCCGCGACGCGCGGGGCGGACCCGCCGGCTGCGCCGGCCTGGTGGCGCGCAAGGTCCTGCGGGAGATGGACCTGGACGCGCCCGTCGCCCTGTGCGAGGTGGAGCTCGGCAATCTGGACCTGGAGACGGCGGTGCCGCGATTCGCGGCCTTCCCGCGTTTCCCGGCCGTCAAGCGGGACCTCTCGCTGCTGGTGCCCGACGGGGTGGGCTACGACCGGGTGGAGGAGGTCGTGCGGACCGCGGCGGGACCCCTGCTGCAGTCCTGCGCCCTGTTCGACGTCTACCGCGGGCCGAGCCTGGGGGAGGGGCGCGCCGCCTGTGGAATTCGCTTGAAGTTCCAAAGCGCCAAGGGTAGCCTGCAGGGGAAAGCGGTCGATGCGGCCGTCGAGGCCGTCACGCGGGCGCTCGCCCAGAGCTTGAATGTTGAGTTGAGGGGGTAGCCGCATCTTCGGGCATTCGGTGAATCGCGCCCCCCAACTGGAAGGCGATCCAAGAGATGCAAGATAACAGCTTCGAGCTGTTGGAAGCGAAAGTCATGACCGCCGTGCGGCGGATCCAGGAACTCAAGGCCGAGAATGAGGTTCTGGTCGGCAGGCGGGAAGAGCTTGAGAAGCAGGTGGCTGCTCTCAAGGACCAGGTGAGTCGGGCTGAGGGGGAACTCTCCGAAGCCCGGCAACAGGCTGCGGTTGTCGCCCGTTGGGAGGACAAGCGCAGACTCATCGAGGAGAAGGTGGGAGGCCTCCTGGAGACGCTCGAATCCCTCGACTGACCATCGGGTCGGCGGCGCCGCAGGCGCGGATCGTGAGCGGACGCCAGGATGCCGGAGCCGTCGGAAAGTGCACAGGATGACCGATCCCCGAAGCGTGACGGTGTCCATCTACGGCCGCGACTACACCCTCAAGGGTGAAGCGGAAGCGGCCTACGTCCAGAAGGTCGCGGCTCTGGTCGACCAGAAGATGCGCGAGATCGCGGACCAATCCGCCCTGGCTTCCACCAGCAAGGTGGCGATCCTGGTCGCGGTGAACCTGGCCGACGAATTGCTGCGGGAACGACAGAAGCATCAGCAGGCCCTCTCTCTGCTGGACGAGCGGACGGGGCAGATCACCGCGTTCCTGGACAAGGAGATGGAGAAGCTCTGAGGATCGACCGGAAAGGATTCCCTGCCTGGCCCGTGATGTGTCGCGTTCATTGAGCCAACACTGACGACGTGGGATTCCGGAGTTCCGTCCCCTAGGCTAGCCCGAAGGGCCGGACAGGAGACCCGACCTGAAGCAATGGTTCAATTGCTTCCGGCCACACGACCCGGCGGGGAATCTCGATCCTGACCGCGCCTGCGACGACGACCGGCCCCCCTCTTTTTCCTTCCGTTCCGGAAGGAGATACATCATGACGACGATCATCGTCGCGGTCGCGGGAGTGCTCGCCTCGGGCGGATGCGCCTTCCTCGGCTGGTTCCTCCACAAATCGCGCTACGACCGCCTCCACGGCGACGCCGAGCAGCGCAGCGAGCGCGTCCTGGAGGACGCCCGCCGCGAGGCGCAGGGCATCCAGAAATCCGCCGAGCTGAGCGCCCGCGAGGAGTTGTTCCAGTCCCGCCGGCGCTTCGAGACCGAGACCGAGGACACCCGGCGCGAGCTGGCCAAGCGCACGGAGTTCCTGGACCAGCGCGACGCCGGCCTCGACAAGAAGGTCGCCTACATCGACCAGAAGGAAGCCAAGCTCGAGAAGCGGGACCTCGAGCTGAAGGCCGGCCAGGACGAGCTGGCCGCGATGCGCGAGGACGCCGTCCGGCTGCAGCACGAGCAGCGGCAGCGCCTCGAGCAGATCGCCGGCCTGAGCGCCGAGAAGGCGCGCCAGCAGCTCGAGGAGAAGATGATCGCCGAGGCCCGGATGAACGCGGCCCGGACGGTCAAGGAGGTCCGCGAGGAGGCGGAGCGCAAGGCCCGCCGCGAATCGCAGCACATCCTCGGCCTGGCCGTGCAGCGCTACGCCTCCGAGCACATCGCCGAGATGTCGGTGTCGGTGGTCGACCTGCCCAACGACGACATGAAGGGGCGGATCATCGGGCGCGAGGGCCGCAACATCCGCGCCTTCGAGCTGGCCACCGGCGTCGACGTGATCATCGACGACACCCCCGAGGCCGTGATCATCTCGGGCTTCGACCCGGTCCGCCGGGAGATCGCCTGCCAGTCCCTGCAGCAGCTGATCCGCGACGGCCGCATCCACCCGGGCCGCATCGAGGAGGTCGTCCAGAAGGCGACCGCCGAGATGCAGGAGCGCGTGCGCGAGATCGGCGAGCAGGCCTGCCTCGAGCTCGGCC from bacterium carries:
- the pheT gene encoding phenylalanine--tRNA ligase subunit beta; the encoded protein is MKISLNWLRDFVAWDWTPEELAHRLTMAGLNVESVTPYVREFPGVVTARVTACRRHPDADKLSLCAVDDGSGEELQVVCGAANVAAGQDVFLARVGAVLPGDLRIRKSKIRGVESQGMICSAAELQLAQQSEGILVLEGAPVPGTAADELIGCRDTVLDIEVTPNRPDWLSHFGVAREVAAISGHLLDGPALWSPPKTGGDRPDFPVEIADFADCPRYTAHVARGVKIGPSPRWLQDRLLAVGSRPINNVVDVTNYVLLELGQPLHAFDLKKLSGNRLYVRRGKAGTRLVTLDGEDRALTPDDLVIADAAGPVALAGVMGGADSQVDVNTVEILLESAYFDPSAVRRGARRHQLSTEASYRFERGADWDAVEDAAHRALILLQELAGARIDPTVVDRQNPDRREPAPLTMRVSQANRLLGTDLSMSEMLAHLQSIGLKSQPVGRSGGRQGGDGKFMVTIPSFRRDLHEEVDLIEEIARMHGFDNIADGAAFRGGAGVRRRREDELAETVRGYLAAVGYSEIVTSSFMERADLDRLGLPPADPRREVLAVRNPHSGAETLLRTSLVPSLLRIARHNVNADRDLPFRLFQLNKAFLPAGPRPQDVRREDERRLPQETWTLQAAVIGRSEQVLGGADAGLLEIKGLVEALAAQMRLELALVPTDGEPYLQPGCRWAIRDARGGPAGCAGLVARKVLREMDLDAPVALCEVELGNLDLETAVPRFAAFPRFPAVKRDLSLLVPDGVGYDRVEEVVRTAAGPLLQSCALFDVYRGPSLGEGRAACGIRLKFQSAKGSLQGKAVDAAVEAVTRALAQSLNVELRG
- a CDS encoding cell division protein ZapA produces the protein MTDPRSVTVSIYGRDYTLKGEAEAAYVQKVAALVDQKMREIADQSALASTSKVAILVAVNLADELLRERQKHQQALSLLDERTGQITAFLDKEMEKL
- the rny gene encoding ribonuclease Y gives rise to the protein MTTIIVAVAGVLASGGCAFLGWFLHKSRYDRLHGDAEQRSERVLEDARREAQGIQKSAELSAREELFQSRRRFETETEDTRRELAKRTEFLDQRDAGLDKKVAYIDQKEAKLEKRDLELKAGQDELAAMREDAVRLQHEQRQRLEQIAGLSAEKARQQLEEKMIAEARMNAARTVKEVREEAERKARRESQHILGLAVQRYASEHIAEMSVSVVDLPNDDMKGRIIGREGRNIRAFELATGVDVIIDDTPEAVIISGFDPVRREIACQSLQQLIRDGRIHPGRIEEVVQKATAEMQERVREIGEQACLELGLTNVNPQLHPYIGRLHYRTSYGQNLLLHSKEVAAISAMIAGELGLDPKLARRCGFLHDIGKAADHEVDGPHALIGGKLLRKLGEGDAVINAVEGHHQDVDAESVYTFLTSAADAVSASRPGARRESLDNYVKRLESLERIADSFDGVEKSYAIQAGREVRILVNHSLVSDAEAIVLAEEISRRVEGELEYPGQIKIMVLRETRAVAFAR